In Halogeometricum sp. S1BR25-6, a single genomic region encodes these proteins:
- a CDS encoding coiled-coil protein, which produces MVTQQDVLTEYDVQELDESANVDLSDEQLEDDSKGQLIKLAGQLRDRRNDLNQMASERASKRDDLNAKTREKVDEAQEHREQRDELNEQVQEHKNKRNELNAEANELFDEVEQMKEDLELDDGKDIEELKEEIEQLEFRQQTEVLSTEDERELIEKIENKREELRQKKDKVEDSGELEELIEEAEEVRSEASQHHQKVTELADKAQEHHNQMIEAYREADDIRDKADAMHELFVEAQESADRHHEDFVRVQKRLRELDKEEEQERDAQRAEKREAAKEEAEEIYQKFKEGETLDTEDLMKLQKTGLL; this is translated from the coding sequence ATGGTGACACAGCAAGACGTTCTCACGGAGTACGATGTACAAGAGCTCGACGAATCGGCAAACGTCGACCTAAGCGACGAGCAGCTCGAAGACGACTCGAAAGGGCAGCTCATCAAGCTCGCCGGTCAACTCCGAGACCGACGAAACGACCTGAACCAGATGGCCTCCGAGCGCGCGTCCAAGCGCGACGACCTGAACGCGAAGACCCGCGAGAAGGTCGACGAGGCTCAAGAGCACCGCGAGCAGCGCGACGAGCTCAACGAGCAGGTTCAAGAGCACAAGAACAAACGTAACGAGCTCAACGCCGAGGCCAACGAGCTGTTCGACGAGGTCGAGCAGATGAAAGAGGACCTCGAGCTCGACGACGGCAAGGACATCGAGGAGCTCAAAGAGGAGATCGAGCAGCTCGAGTTCCGTCAGCAGACGGAGGTTCTCTCGACCGAGGACGAGCGAGAGCTCATCGAGAAGATCGAGAACAAGCGCGAGGAGCTCCGCCAGAAGAAGGACAAAGTCGAGGACAGCGGCGAACTCGAAGAGCTCATCGAGGAGGCCGAGGAGGTCCGCTCGGAGGCGTCTCAGCACCACCAGAAGGTGACCGAACTGGCCGACAAGGCTCAGGAGCACCACAACCAGATGATCGAGGCCTACCGGGAGGCCGACGACATCCGCGACAAGGCCGACGCGATGCACGAACTCTTCGTCGAGGCCCAGGAGTCCGCCGACCGTCACCACGAGGACTTCGTCCGCGTTCAGAAGCGCCTCCGCGAACTCGACAAGGAGGAAGAGCAGGAGCGCGACGCCCAGCGCGCAGAGAAGCGCGAGGCCGCCAAGGAGGAGGCCGAAGAAATCTACCAGAAGTTCAAGGAAGGCGAGACTCTCGACACCGAGGACCTGATGAAGCTCCAGAAGACGGGGCTTCTCTAA
- a CDS encoding DUF373 family protein, protein MTTLVLCVDRSNDIGRKAGLPTPVVGWEAVRSLVTEVGLADPEDSNVNCLLEALRVARDLRDEHEESVVAVVSGASETLVGADRSLAAQVDELVAEYDPDSTIVVVDSAGDERVVPVIESRLRVDSVDRVVVRQAHDIESTYYLLKQFLADEELRSTVLVPLGVTLLLMPLLLTRFSPAVALAGLASVLGAALLYKGLAVDQFLAESPDRVRDALYSGQVSVVTYVVGAGLMLVGSFLGVLSATQQAGGDAGVTPVSAMLFVYYAVPWLALAALTASAGRLIDELIGAGGARRQYMNLPFGVVALGLVVRGFAGWFLQRQDILGDALILGWSLSARQRLALFIVGGIVVSVVGVRAAATMSESETLEEAAEQ, encoded by the coding sequence GTGACCACGCTCGTCCTCTGTGTGGACCGTTCGAACGACATCGGACGGAAGGCGGGCCTGCCCACGCCGGTCGTCGGCTGGGAGGCCGTCCGGTCGCTCGTCACCGAGGTGGGCCTCGCCGACCCGGAGGACTCGAACGTGAACTGTCTGCTCGAAGCCCTCCGCGTGGCGCGCGACCTGCGGGACGAACACGAGGAGTCTGTCGTCGCCGTCGTCTCCGGCGCCAGCGAGACGCTGGTCGGCGCCGACCGCTCGCTGGCCGCGCAGGTCGACGAACTCGTCGCCGAGTACGACCCCGACTCGACCATCGTCGTCGTCGACAGCGCTGGGGACGAACGGGTCGTCCCCGTCATCGAGAGCCGACTCCGCGTGGACTCGGTCGACCGGGTGGTCGTCCGACAGGCCCACGATATCGAGTCGACGTACTACCTCCTCAAGCAGTTTCTCGCCGACGAGGAACTCCGCTCGACGGTGCTCGTCCCCCTCGGCGTCACCTTGCTTTTGATGCCGCTGCTCCTCACGCGCTTCTCCCCGGCCGTCGCGCTGGCCGGCCTCGCGTCGGTGCTGGGCGCGGCGCTCCTGTACAAGGGACTGGCGGTCGATCAGTTCCTCGCGGAGTCGCCGGACCGCGTCCGCGACGCGCTGTACTCCGGGCAGGTGTCCGTCGTCACCTACGTCGTCGGCGCCGGTCTGATGCTCGTCGGCTCGTTTCTGGGCGTGCTCTCGGCGACCCAGCAGGCAGGCGGCGACGCCGGCGTGACGCCTGTCTCCGCGATGCTGTTCGTCTACTACGCCGTCCCGTGGTTGGCGCTCGCGGCGCTCACCGCCAGCGCCGGTCGCCTCATCGACGAACTCATCGGCGCCGGCGGGGCGCGGCGGCAGTACATGAACCTCCCGTTCGGCGTCGTCGCCCTCGGACTCGTCGTCCGCGGCTTCGCCGGGTGGTTCCTCCAGCGCCAGGACATCCTCGGGGACGCCCTCATCTTGGGGTGGTCGCTGTCGGCGCGACAGCGACTTGCGCTGTTCATCGTCGGCGGTATCGTCGTCAGCGTCGTCGGCGTCCGGGCCGCGGCGACGATGAGCGAGAGCGAGACGCTCGAAGAGGCGGCCGAACAGTGA
- a CDS encoding DUF7333 family protein has protein sequence MEFNAAVTYGALVGLVVLGTVGLIAMGAMATGTILMMVAPSMLVFGAVCLVLGIKHGEYRARGAR, from the coding sequence ATGGAGTTCAACGCAGCGGTGACGTACGGCGCGCTTGTCGGTCTCGTCGTCCTCGGGACCGTCGGACTGATCGCGATGGGCGCGATGGCGACCGGCACGATACTGATGATGGTCGCACCGTCGATGCTCGTCTTCGGCGCCGTCTGTCTCGTTCTCGGCATCAAACACGGCGAGTACCGCGCGCGCGGCGCCCGGTAG
- a CDS encoding aldo/keto reductase translates to MSEQSLTETDVPRANGMPMLGLGTWQNEDPEDCAKAVETALNTGYRHIDTAQAYDNEEHVGEGIENADVPREDVFLATKVWKANLAYDDVLSSTEESLEKLGVDSVDLLYIHWPAGEYDPEETFRALNELYDDGKIDRIGISNFEPENIEEAVEHSDAPIFANQVELHPLLQQEEIRSACEEHDIEVVAYSPLARGNVFDDDVLGEIADDHGVSAAQVSLAWLREKGVTAIPKATGEDHIQDNWESLGVELDDEQIERIDEMDRNDRQVDPDFAPW, encoded by the coding sequence ATGTCTGAGCAGTCTCTCACCGAAACGGACGTGCCGCGAGCGAACGGGATGCCGATGCTCGGTCTCGGTACGTGGCAGAACGAGGACCCGGAAGACTGCGCGAAGGCGGTCGAGACGGCCCTGAACACGGGCTACCGTCACATCGACACCGCCCAAGCCTACGACAACGAAGAGCACGTCGGTGAGGGCATCGAGAACGCCGACGTGCCGCGGGAAGACGTCTTCCTCGCCACGAAGGTGTGGAAGGCGAACCTCGCGTACGACGACGTGCTCTCCTCGACGGAGGAGAGCCTCGAGAAACTCGGCGTCGACTCGGTGGACCTGCTGTACATCCACTGGCCGGCCGGCGAGTACGACCCCGAGGAGACGTTCCGCGCGCTGAACGAACTGTACGACGACGGGAAGATAGACCGCATCGGAATCAGCAACTTCGAACCGGAGAACATCGAAGAGGCCGTCGAGCATTCCGACGCGCCCATCTTCGCGAACCAGGTGGAACTGCACCCCCTCCTCCAACAGGAGGAGATCCGGTCGGCCTGCGAGGAACACGACATCGAAGTCGTCGCCTACTCCCCGCTGGCCCGCGGAAACGTGTTCGACGACGACGTCCTCGGCGAGATAGCCGACGACCACGGCGTCAGCGCGGCGCAGGTGTCGCTCGCGTGGCTCCGCGAGAAAGGCGTCACCGCCATCCCGAAGGCGACCGGCGAGGACCACATCCAGGACAACTGGGAGTCGCTGGGCGTCGAACTCGACGACGAGCAGATCGAGCGTATCGACGAGATGGACCGGAACGACCGGCAGGTCGACCCCGACTTCGCCCCCTGGTAG
- a CDS encoding geranylgeranyl reductase family protein, producing the protein MPAEAYDIVVVGGGTAGAFAAATAASEGLDVVLLERKSEEEAGHIACGDAIKGTSTFPDVIDLDYLKEESFTNQNLTRAVFENPAGDDLDVPFRAPGAVLDRKRYGEIILEEAERLGTEMHYDTVVQDVTQDDDGRVTGVRAKREGDVVEYEAEVTIDGAGALSILQDKADFSNSRFDTNVSYSQFCSAYREVIEVDEPVDYDDAIVFKPTEELGYLWYFPRTATEINVGLGFQMTEEPMKLVDTLKRDIRSRPELKNGTVTDKLGAALPTRRPYDSAVADGFIAAGDSAGHVNPTTGGGIPGAAKSAHWAAKHAVRAISEGDVSESNLWEYNRDVMTSFGKRFAAVDLYNIWGMSNDVDELVEMVSSVPGQQLMDSLSSGSSEMSLGLKLETLVKTFGHWDSLYELYRVRKRASEITRQYNAYPSSPRGFDAWQEARDKVMDDLYALIDTDPKY; encoded by the coding sequence ATGCCAGCGGAAGCCTACGATATCGTCGTCGTCGGAGGAGGGACGGCGGGTGCCTTCGCCGCGGCCACGGCGGCGTCGGAGGGACTCGACGTCGTGCTCCTCGAACGGAAGTCCGAGGAGGAAGCGGGCCACATCGCCTGCGGCGACGCCATCAAGGGCACGAGCACCTTCCCCGACGTCATCGACCTCGACTATCTGAAAGAGGAGTCGTTCACGAACCAGAACCTCACCCGCGCGGTGTTCGAGAACCCGGCCGGCGACGACTTGGACGTCCCGTTCCGCGCCCCCGGCGCCGTCCTCGACCGGAAGCGCTACGGCGAGATAATCCTCGAAGAGGCCGAACGCCTCGGGACGGAGATGCACTACGACACCGTCGTCCAGGACGTGACGCAGGACGACGACGGGCGGGTGACGGGCGTCCGCGCCAAGCGGGAGGGCGACGTCGTCGAGTACGAGGCCGAGGTGACTATCGACGGTGCGGGAGCGCTCTCTATCCTGCAGGACAAAGCCGACTTCTCGAACAGCCGATTCGACACGAACGTCTCCTACTCGCAGTTCTGCTCGGCGTACCGCGAGGTCATCGAGGTGGACGAACCGGTCGACTACGACGACGCCATCGTGTTCAAACCGACCGAGGAACTCGGCTATCTGTGGTATTTCCCCCGGACCGCCACGGAGATAAACGTCGGTCTCGGGTTCCAGATGACCGAGGAGCCGATGAAACTCGTCGACACGCTCAAGCGCGACATCCGCTCGCGCCCCGAGTTGAAGAACGGGACCGTGACGGACAAACTCGGCGCGGCCCTGCCGACGCGCCGCCCCTACGACTCCGCCGTCGCCGACGGCTTCATCGCCGCGGGCGACTCGGCGGGCCACGTCAACCCCACCACCGGCGGCGGCATCCCCGGCGCCGCGAAGTCGGCCCACTGGGCAGCCAAACACGCCGTCCGCGCCATCTCCGAGGGCGACGTGAGCGAGTCGAACCTCTGGGAGTACAACCGCGACGTGATGACGAGTTTCGGCAAGCGCTTCGCCGCTGTCGACCTCTACAACATCTGGGGGATGTCCAACGACGTGGACGAACTGGTGGAGATGGTCTCGTCGGTCCCCGGCCAGCAGTTGATGGACTCGCTCAGCAGCGGTTCCTCCGAGATGAGCCTCGGGCTCAAACTGGAGACGCTCGTGAAGACGTTCGGCCACTGGGACTCGCTGTACGAACTGTACCGCGTCAGAAAGCGCGCCAGCGAGATTACGCGGCAGTACAACGCCTACCCCTCCTCGCCCCGCGGGTTCGACGCGTGGCAGGAAGCGCGCGACAAGGTGATGGACGACCTCTACGCCCTCATCGATACCGACCCGAAGTACTGA
- a CDS encoding DUF6517 family protein produces MIRSSAPLLGVVLLVVLSGCLGTLASADAGAASVPTAAYEREGYVAGNETSVPLRFPVGVAGVGGEVAVTSHVAGYSRTTEANETAALLLLTTPNARVGGVSVNPLRGATDPTLVRTGLEFVGRARTMGNVENVTDLRELGTEEAELLGESTALTTYAGVVDTEAGSADVRVHVAVVEYEEDVVLALSVHPASMDERAAVGRMLAAAEHRATR; encoded by the coding sequence ATGATTCGTAGTTCGGCACCGCTCCTCGGCGTCGTCCTCCTCGTCGTCCTCTCGGGATGTCTCGGAACGCTCGCAAGCGCGGACGCCGGCGCCGCGTCGGTGCCGACGGCGGCGTACGAACGCGAGGGCTACGTCGCGGGCAACGAGACGAGCGTCCCCCTCCGCTTTCCCGTCGGCGTCGCGGGCGTCGGCGGCGAGGTGGCCGTGACGAGCCACGTCGCGGGGTACTCCCGGACGACCGAAGCGAACGAGACGGCGGCGCTCCTCCTGCTCACGACGCCAAACGCCCGCGTCGGCGGCGTCTCGGTCAACCCCCTCCGCGGCGCGACGGACCCGACGCTCGTCCGCACCGGGTTGGAGTTCGTCGGCAGGGCTCGAACGATGGGGAACGTCGAGAACGTCACCGACCTCCGCGAACTCGGCACCGAGGAGGCCGAACTGCTCGGCGAGTCGACGGCGCTGACGACGTACGCCGGCGTCGTCGACACCGAGGCGGGTTCGGCGGACGTCCGCGTCCACGTGGCCGTCGTCGAGTACGAAGAGGACGTGGTCCTCGCCCTCTCGGTGCATCCGGCGTCGATGGACGAACGCGCCGCCGTCGGGCGGATGCTCGCCGCGGCCGAACACCGAGCGACGCGATAG
- a CDS encoding DUF7344 domain-containing protein, translating to MERDVMYGLLGHPFRRALVADDALRAPMSLSRTADAVTDVLTSTPEPATPDAPRATSNLELHLHHTHLPKLDAAGVIAYDAAERTVVDVDEAAVARLSGVSETLTAECADALASE from the coding sequence ATGGAACGAGACGTGATGTACGGGCTCTTGGGACACCCGTTCAGACGCGCTCTCGTCGCCGACGACGCCCTCCGCGCGCCGATGTCCCTGTCGCGAACGGCCGACGCGGTGACGGACGTCCTCACGTCGACTCCCGAACCGGCGACGCCCGACGCCCCGCGGGCGACGTCGAACCTCGAACTCCACCTGCACCACACCCACCTCCCGAAACTCGACGCCGCCGGCGTCATCGCGTACGACGCGGCCGAACGGACCGTCGTCGACGTGGACGAGGCGGCGGTCGCACGACTGTCAGGCGTCTCCGAGACGCTCACCGCCGAGTGCGCCGACGCGTTGGCGAGCGAGTAA
- a CDS encoding 2-oxoacid:ferredoxin oxidoreductase subunit beta, which yields MSSEIRFTDFKSDKQPTWCPGCGDFGTMNGMMKALANTGNDPDNTFVVAGIGCSGKIGTYMHSYALHGVHGRALPVGAGVKLANPDLEVMVAGGDGDGYSIGAGHFVHAVRRNVDMTYVVMDNRIYGLTKGQASPTSREDFETSTTPDGPQQPPVNPMALALASGATFIAQSFSTDAQRHAEIVQKAIEHDGFGFVNVFSPCVTFNDVDTYDYFRDSLVDLAEEDHDPTDYDDAKDAILDGNKEYQGVIWQNEESVPYGEKHGVTEDMSQVDEGAPEGAMDLVREFY from the coding sequence ATGAGCTCCGAAATCCGATTCACGGACTTCAAATCCGACAAGCAACCGACGTGGTGTCCCGGATGCGGCGACTTCGGCACCATGAACGGCATGATGAAAGCCCTCGCGAACACCGGCAACGACCCCGATAACACGTTCGTCGTCGCCGGCATCGGCTGTTCCGGTAAAATCGGGACGTACATGCACTCGTACGCCCTCCACGGCGTCCACGGACGCGCCCTCCCCGTCGGCGCGGGCGTCAAACTCGCCAACCCCGACCTCGAAGTGATGGTCGCGGGCGGCGACGGCGACGGCTACTCCATCGGCGCGGGCCACTTCGTCCACGCCGTGCGGCGGAACGTCGACATGACGTACGTCGTGATGGACAACCGCATCTACGGGCTGACGAAGGGACAGGCTTCGCCCACCTCGCGCGAGGACTTCGAGACGTCCACAACGCCCGACGGGCCGCAGCAACCCCCCGTCAACCCGATGGCGTTGGCCCTCGCCTCGGGCGCGACGTTCATCGCCCAGTCGTTCTCCACGGACGCGCAGCGACACGCCGAAATCGTCCAGAAGGCCATCGAGCACGACGGCTTCGGCTTCGTCAACGTGTTCAGTCCGTGCGTGACGTTCAACGACGTGGACACCTACGACTACTTCCGCGACTCGCTCGTGGACCTCGCCGAGGAGGACCACGACCCGACCGACTACGACGACGCCAAGGACGCCATCCTCGACGGCAACAAGGAGTACCAGGGCGTCATCTGGCAGAACGAGGAGTCGGTGCCGTACGGCGAGAAACACGGCGTCACCGAGGATATGTCGCAGGTCGACGAGGGCGCGCCGGAGGGCGCGATGGACCTCGTCCGCGAGTTCTACTGA
- a CDS encoding 2-oxoacid:acceptor oxidoreductase subunit alpha — protein sequence MPADFNWAIGGEAGDGIDSTGKIFAQALSRAGRHVFTSKDFASRIRGGYTAYKVRTAVDPVQSVVDRLDVLIALTPRTIEENLDELHEGSVIIYDGERTTMEDVEIPEGMIGLEVPLKRLAEEAGGAIMRNVVALGAACEVAEFPIENLDSALEKRFGSKGQQLVDNNKEAARKGQDYVDEEYDHEFDYDLETTDEDYVLLNGDEAIGMGAIAAGCKFYAGYPITPATDVMEYLTGRIENFGGHVVQAEDELSAINLALGAARAGARSMTATSGPGIDLMTETFGLVATSETPLVICDVMRSGPSTGMPTKQEQGDLDMLLYGGHGEIPRFVLAPTTISECFWKTVEAFNLAEKYQTPVYLTADLSLAVTEQTFSPEEFDMDEVEIDRGKVVDDDTISEWQNEKGQFKPHAITDDGVSPRAFPGTVDGAHMTTGLEHDELGRRTEDTDLRVEQVDKRNRKVETARSEEDWSPREFGDPDSENLVVSWGSNEGAMVEAIDLLEEEGVDVRFLSIPYMFPRFDLNEAFEDAEEVVVVECNATGQFADVVEHDTLTRVKRVNKYNGVRFKADELAEDIKQTLEA from the coding sequence ATGCCTGCGGACTTCAACTGGGCCATCGGCGGGGAAGCCGGCGATGGTATCGATTCGACGGGGAAGATCTTTGCCCAGGCACTCTCTCGGGCTGGACGACATGTGTTCACCTCGAAGGACTTCGCGTCCCGTATCCGCGGCGGATACACGGCGTACAAGGTCCGGACGGCGGTGGATCCGGTGCAGAGCGTCGTCGACAGGCTCGACGTGCTCATCGCGCTGACCCCCCGCACCATCGAGGAGAACCTCGACGAACTCCACGAGGGTTCCGTCATCATCTACGACGGTGAGCGGACCACGATGGAGGACGTCGAGATTCCCGAGGGGATGATCGGGCTGGAGGTCCCCCTCAAACGACTCGCCGAAGAGGCCGGTGGGGCAATCATGCGAAACGTCGTCGCACTCGGTGCGGCGTGCGAAGTCGCGGAGTTCCCCATCGAGAACCTCGACAGCGCACTGGAGAAACGATTCGGGTCGAAAGGTCAACAGCTCGTCGACAACAACAAGGAAGCGGCCCGAAAGGGTCAGGACTACGTCGACGAGGAGTACGACCACGAGTTCGACTACGACTTAGAGACGACCGACGAGGACTACGTCCTCCTGAACGGCGACGAGGCCATCGGGATGGGCGCCATCGCGGCCGGCTGTAAGTTCTACGCCGGCTACCCCATCACGCCCGCGACGGACGTGATGGAGTACCTCACGGGCCGCATCGAGAACTTCGGCGGTCACGTCGTCCAGGCGGAGGACGAACTGTCGGCCATCAACCTCGCACTCGGCGCGGCGCGGGCCGGCGCGCGGTCGATGACCGCCACCTCCGGACCCGGTATCGACCTGATGACCGAGACGTTCGGGCTGGTCGCCACCTCGGAGACCCCCCTCGTCATCTGCGACGTGATGCGCTCGGGTCCCTCCACGGGGATGCCGACGAAGCAGGAGCAGGGCGACCTGGACATGCTCCTGTACGGCGGCCACGGCGAGATACCGCGGTTCGTCCTCGCGCCGACCACCATCTCCGAGTGCTTCTGGAAGACCGTCGAGGCGTTCAACCTCGCCGAGAAGTACCAGACGCCCGTCTACCTCACCGCCGACCTCTCGCTGGCGGTCACAGAACAGACGTTCTCCCCCGAGGAGTTCGACATGGACGAGGTCGAAATCGACCGCGGGAAGGTCGTCGACGACGACACCATCTCCGAGTGGCAGAACGAGAAGGGGCAGTTCAAACCCCACGCCATCACCGACGACGGCGTCTCGCCGCGCGCGTTCCCCGGCACCGTCGACGGCGCGCACATGACCACCGGTCTCGAACACGACGAACTCGGCCGGCGGACCGAGGACACCGACCTGCGCGTCGAGCAGGTCGACAAGCGCAACCGGAAAGTCGAGACGGCGAGGTCCGAAGAGGACTGGAGTCCGCGCGAGTTCGGCGACCCCGACTCCGAGAACCTCGTCGTCTCGTGGGGGTCGAACGAGGGCGCGATGGTGGAAGCCATCGACCTCCTCGAAGAGGAGGGCGTCGACGTGCGCTTCCTCTCCATCCCGTACATGTTCCCGCGCTTCGACCTGAACGAGGCGTTCGAGGACGCCGAGGAAGTCGTCGTCGTCGAGTGTAACGCCACGGGGCAGTTCGCCGACGTCGTCGAGCACGACACACTTACACGCGTCAAGCGCGTGAACAAATACAACGGTGTCCGGTTCAAGGCGGACGAACTCGCAGAGGACATCAAGCAGACGCTGGAGGCCTGA
- a CDS encoding FAD-dependent oxidoreductase produces the protein MDATVAVTEVRDVGPNTVAIEFETPEGFEADPGQFVKLSGTVDGEQYDRFYTLSSPGAEGTFEVTVGIDPEEAGPFSQHLVDLQAGDGLGVSGPFGRSYYAGESRVVVLAGGPGVGPAVGIGEAAIADGNEVAIVYQTDAPAHEERLEALREAGASVTVTGGDIGPAVAQAMTNAEGEHVFVYGFADFVEAAESAIEATGGDADAASVENFG, from the coding sequence ATGGACGCCACAGTCGCCGTCACCGAGGTCCGCGACGTCGGACCGAACACCGTCGCCATCGAGTTCGAGACGCCGGAGGGGTTCGAGGCCGACCCCGGCCAGTTCGTGAAGCTCTCCGGGACCGTCGACGGCGAGCAGTACGACCGCTTCTACACGCTCTCCTCGCCGGGCGCAGAGGGTACCTTCGAGGTCACCGTCGGCATCGACCCCGAGGAGGCAGGTCCGTTCTCCCAGCACCTCGTGGACCTTCAGGCGGGCGACGGACTCGGTGTCTCCGGCCCCTTCGGGCGGAGCTATTACGCGGGCGAGTCGCGCGTCGTCGTCCTCGCCGGCGGTCCCGGTGTCGGCCCCGCCGTCGGCATCGGCGAGGCGGCCATCGCGGACGGCAACGAGGTCGCCATCGTCTACCAGACGGACGCGCCCGCCCACGAGGAGCGACTGGAGGCCCTCCGCGAGGCGGGCGCGTCCGTGACCGTCACCGGCGGGGACATCGGTCCCGCCGTCGCCCAGGCGATGACGAACGCCGAGGGCGAACACGTGTTCGTCTACGGCTTCGCGGACTTCGTCGAGGCGGCGGAGTCGGCCATCGAGGCGACCGGCGGCGACGCCGACGCGGCGAGCGTCGAGAACTTCGGCTGA
- a CDS encoding methylmalonyl-CoA mutase family protein, producing MYDEDELAAIREAREEWESETRDPARERFGERKDRFATVSNLEVEDLYTPTDVADIDFESDLGFPGEFPYTRGPYPTMYRGRTWTMRQFAGFGTAEETNERFHFLVENGQTGLSTAFDMPSLMGKDSDDPLSDGEVGKEGVAVDTLRDMEILFDEIDVGEVSTSFTINPSAPVIYAMYVALADQQGVPREEIRGTLQNDMLKEFIAQKEWVIPPGPSLELVTDTVEFAAEQTPKFHPISVSGYHIREAGSTAVQELAFTLADGFAYVEDALERGMDVDTVAPLLSFFFNSHNSIFEEVAKFRAARRIYARVMDEWYDAEAAESKRLKFHTQTAGQSLTAQQPLNNVVRVTIQALAGVLGGTQSLHTNSFDEALALPGEEAVRVALRTQQIIAEESGAADVIDPLGGSFFVESLTDEVEEEAMTYIKEIREMGEGSVRDGVLAGIEQGYFHREIQGASYEYQERVEDGEEIVVGVNKYASEEDTRPDILTVDEDTQERQLARLAEVKSERDDDAVEAALDDVRAAVEAGENVMPSLVEAVKAYATMGEIMDVFEAKHGSYRETAGVV from the coding sequence ATGTACGACGAGGACGAACTCGCGGCGATACGCGAGGCCCGCGAGGAGTGGGAGTCGGAGACCCGCGACCCGGCGCGAGAGCGATTCGGGGAACGGAAAGACCGGTTCGCCACCGTCTCGAACCTCGAAGTCGAGGACCTGTACACCCCGACCGACGTGGCCGACATCGACTTCGAATCGGACCTCGGGTTCCCCGGCGAGTTCCCCTACACCCGCGGTCCGTACCCGACGATGTACCGCGGGCGGACGTGGACGATGCGGCAGTTCGCCGGATTCGGGACCGCAGAAGAGACCAACGAGCGTTTTCACTTCCTCGTCGAGAACGGCCAGACCGGTCTCTCGACGGCGTTCGACATGCCGTCGCTGATGGGGAAAGACTCCGACGACCCCCTCTCGGACGGCGAAGTCGGTAAGGAGGGCGTCGCCGTCGACACCCTCCGCGACATGGAGATTCTGTTCGACGAAATCGACGTGGGCGAGGTGTCCACCTCCTTTACCATCAACCCCTCCGCGCCCGTGATATACGCGATGTACGTCGCCCTCGCCGACCAGCAGGGGGTCCCGCGCGAGGAGATTCGCGGCACCCTCCAGAACGATATGCTCAAGGAGTTCATCGCGCAGAAGGAGTGGGTCATCCCGCCGGGACCGTCGCTCGAACTCGTGACCGACACCGTCGAGTTCGCGGCCGAGCAGACGCCGAAGTTCCACCCCATCTCGGTATCGGGCTACCACATCCGGGAGGCCGGGTCGACGGCCGTCCAGGAACTCGCGTTCACCCTCGCCGACGGTTTCGCCTACGTCGAGGACGCCCTCGAACGCGGGATGGACGTCGACACCGTCGCGCCCCTGCTCTCCTTCTTCTTCAACTCGCACAACTCCATCTTCGAGGAGGTGGCGAAGTTCCGCGCCGCGCGGCGCATCTACGCGCGCGTGATGGACGAGTGGTACGACGCCGAGGCGGCCGAATCGAAGCGGCTGAAGTTCCACACGCAGACGGCGGGGCAGTCGCTCACCGCTCAGCAGCCGCTGAACAACGTCGTGCGCGTGACGATTCAGGCACTCGCCGGCGTTCTCGGGGGAACGCAGAGCCTCCACACGAACAGTTTCGACGAGGCGCTCGCCCTCCCCGGCGAGGAAGCCGTCAGAGTGGCCCTCCGCACTCAGCAGATAATCGCCGAGGAGTCCGGCGCGGCGGACGTCATCGACCCCCTCGGCGGGAGCTTCTTCGTCGAGTCGCTGACCGACGAGGTGGAGGAGGAGGCGATGACGTACATCAAGGAGATACGCGAGATGGGCGAGGGTTCGGTCCGCGACGGCGTCCTCGCCGGCATCGAACAGGGCTACTTCCACCGCGAGATTCAGGGGGCGTCCTACGAGTACCAAGAGCGCGTCGAGGACGGAGAAGAAATCGTCGTCGGGGTCAACAAGTACGCCTCCGAGGAGGACACCCGACCCGACATCCTCACCGTCGACGAGGACACTCAAGAGCGGCAGTTGGCGCGCCTCGCCGAGGTGAAATCGGAGCGCGACGACGACGCCGTCGAGGCGGCGCTGGACGACGTGCGCGCGGCCGTCGAGGCGGGCGAGAACGTCATGCCGTCGCTCGTGGAGGCGGTGAAGGCGTACGCGACGATGGGGGAGATAATGGACGTTTTCGAGGCGAAGCACGGAAGCTACCGCGAGACGGCGGGGGTGGTCTGA